Within the Rosa rugosa chromosome 2, drRosRugo1.1, whole genome shotgun sequence genome, the region GACTTAGCAAACTTTGTCTCTGGAGAGTTCTGTGTTAGGTTGGAGAACAATGACTCAGTACTGGAAAATGTCAGCAAGAGTCGCCACTTTTCGTGTATGAATGCATCTGCCGTAATTGATCAATGGGACAGTTTGTATGTAGCCAAGTATTTGCGAACCTTTCTAGTATCAAGATGTAACTACATACGTCCCAACTTAGATTTTGATATATTCCTGAAGCTTCAGTGTTTAAGAGTGCTCACTTTATCAAGGTACAATATTGGTGAGCTGCCTAGTTCAGTTAGCAAGTTGAAGTATCTAAGGCACTTGGACTTGTCTAGCACATCGATTAAAAAGTTACCTGATGAAATGTGTACTTTATATAATTTACAAACGTTATTGTTGTTGGGTTGTGAATCTCTAGTTGAGTTGCCAACTGATTTGGGAAGATTAATCAACTTGCGTCGTCTTGATATTAGAGGCACAAAGATAGAAAAGATGCCACCAAGGATGGGCAAAATGAAACATCTCCAAACATTAAGAGGTACGTTTGTCCTAGATAAAGATACTGGTGATAGCATTGTGGAGATTAAAGAGCTTCAACAGTTGCGCGAAACACTTTGTATCTCGGGGCTTCGCAATGTTGTGCATGTCACAGATGCCATTATGAGAAAGAAGAAGCATCTGGTTGAATTAGTTTTGGAATGGGGAGGCAAGTCTGGTGACACAAACGATAcacaaaaagagagagatgtGCTGGAGAACCTCCAACCTCATACAAATCTAAAAGAACTCACGATTCGATCTTATGGGGGCACAAGATTTCCAGGTTGGTTGGAAGATCATTCTAGTTTATCTAATCTGGTTCATCTTCAACTTCTGGAGTGCGGAAATTGTTCGTCCTTGCCATCAGTTGAGCAGCTACCCTCCCTCCAAGAGTTTGAGATTGAAGGATTTAATGGAGTGGTGACTATAGGTTCCAAGCCTTTCCCTAATCTTTGTGAGCTGAGTCTGAGGTCTTGTCCCGAGGTAACCGGGGCATTCATGTTAGCCTGCTTCCCAAAGTTTGAAAGGCTCGAATTGGAGGATGTTAATGTAGAATCTCTTAATTCCGCTAGACTCCTCTCCCTTGTCAAACTTGAGATATTGTCATGCCCAAatcttgtttgtttttgcgatgGAGGGCTGGATGCGCCCAACTTGGAGACCATAGAAGTCTATAAATGTTCGAAACTGATGTCATTGCCACAGCACATGCACAACCTTCTCCCATCTCTCAGGCACTTGTGGCTATCTGATTGTCCAGAATTGGAATCATTTCCCGAAGGGAGATTGCCGTCTAAGTTGGAAGAATTGGACATCACACGTTGCAAGAAACTCCTCATTGGAAACCGTATGCAGTGGGCTCTACCAACACTCACCTCTCTCTATATCTTGAGAGTCGACTTTGAGGGATGTGAACAAGTTGTAGATTCATTTCCAGACGAGGGGCTGCTGCCCACCACTCTCGGATCACTCGACATCTACAGTATTTCGAAGCTGGACGGCAAGGGGTTTAAACAACTCACCTCTCTTAACCAGTTGATAATTTGCGATTTCCCTGAACTCCGGTGCTTGCCAGATGAAGGGCTACCCACTTCTCTTTCTCATCTGGACATTGATCATTGTCCTTTACTAGAACAACGTTGCCAGAGAGAGACGGGGGAAGATTGGCCCAAGATTGCACACATCAAGAGCATTTATATCAATAACAAACGTATATGACGTGCAATGGTAATTATCCAATTCTCTGTTTAGTTAGTAAATTCCTTTCTCAACTGCTTCTTATAAACTCTATGGTTAGCCAATTACCTCTGTTTCTCAATGCATTTGTTCATTTCTATACAATATCAGCTCCAGGTGCTTTGTAATTCCCTGATCAGATGATTCCACTGCTGAGATATTGGATTGAAATTTCCTGTCGATGTTGCGCAAGGTTACTTCGACTTCCTTTTCTTCTGAACTTATGCATCAGTGATTACTAGACCTGTTCTGGTTTTTATGCTGCTAAACATAATTtatatccttcaatttttaggtTCTGAATTAGTACTGCTATCAAGCGAGTACGAGACTGCGGGTGGAGGAATGATTGCAAATGTATAAAGGATTTTGTTTCCTACAAAACAAAAAAGGTCACAAAAGAGGATGTGTGAAAGTTTCCTGGTAATGGTCGATTCATCCATGGCTACACATTTGTCAAGTTTCTTGGATTTTCAGGGATTCAAGTGTCTTATTTCATTAATGTACTGTTAAATgttaaaaacaaaattgaaaataaaatattccCTTATGTATCAAAATGTGTATTCAAAGTCTAATACTCTTAAACTAGTATCAAATTTTGACAactttttattcaaatttatgtCAGGATTCTCTACATTATGTCTTCATCGTGGACCAAATCAGAGCATTTTCATAGATGAAGCAGCGATTGAAAGAATGTAATTGCAGGTGGCTCTAGTACTTTCAACACCAACTTTATTGTCACCtcttggtattttttttttattgttttgtttctgtttgtcttccccctcattttttttttccactgaCGCTTAGCTATCTtgtattttcaatttttgaCAGGTTCCCTGGTTGATTCGGTTACTATCCAGTTTGGAGCGTCTCAATCATCAGTTGCTGAAAAGTTCTAGGTTCCCTGGTCCTCTAGTCCTCTATTCATCAGTTTGGAGCTAAGCATTGTCTGTGCAGATCCTCTATTCCGAAGTTTTCTTATGTATGTTATTTTGACTTGTATGCCTTGGTTCTAGTTTGGACTCAACTCTGTGTCTTTATGATCTGACTTCTAAGTTCGTGCTTTTTTATCTTTGAATTCCCAAACTCAAGGAAATATCTGGTATCGAAGCACCTTATCTATTTTAGAGATACGCTTTAAGCAATGAACTCTATATATGCACACCATCTGTTTGCAAAAATGCATGCTTCATTATCTTTCTAAATTTGATAAAGGCTGACCAAATTATTGAGTTTGTAACTTATGGTTTACTTGAAAGTGTAATTGTTTTGCTGTTTCTTTCTTGTCTAAAACTATTCAGTAATCCAAATATTAAAAAGATATTGGAGTCCGGCTCGCATTGTTATAGAGTTTCGGTTGATTTTACTCATTGGAAAGTCTGTAGAACCTCCGGTCTATAGATTCATGTAATTATTGCTAGAGTTGTGTAAATAATGCTAAAAAGTGACACAGCAAAATGAATCCCAAGGATGATGGAGGGATCCATTCGGAATGGAGGAGATGGAATTCTATGAGGAAGTGAAAATGGGTAAGTTTAATTGTATCCTACtgctttgttttcatttttccttaTTTGAGTGGGCTCTATGGTATCTAAGTATCTGACTGTGTTTTGTAACTGAAATGGCAGAACATGCAAAAGAGAAATCAGGCGACAAGTCTGCACTGAAGGCTGCAATTAAGgcttccaaaaaataaaaaaattctgaTGCTGCACATCAGGGTTAGTAATACATTCtgtcactttttatttttggtttacCAAAGTTGTAGTTAACTGAAAAAAGGAATGTGAAACAAATGAAATCATTGAAATGCAGTGAATTtgtgattttaattttataGTATAGATACTGAGATATTTGGTAATGACTGATGACTAAAGACAATGCATAAACAATGTGGCTTTATGACTTTGTGTTTCTTATTTGATAATCAAACTATATCTGGCAATTGTCATTTTATCACAGATTGTGTCATCACAATTGTGTTATGCTTAATGAGACAACGAGACTATTGAGAGTCTTCAAAGTGAGTTATGattgtgaatgtgtgattgaGTCATTGTTATTTGACGTACTGATTGAGTTATCACTTCATATCATGTTATTAGATATTAATTGTGAACACAAGTCACAACTAATATAGTGAACTACTGAACTTATGCGATTATGGTAttggttttgaaattttgtaGGGAAGCAAACTTTTGTGCTTGCTAATTGATTGCTGCTTGCTGCAAGTGGAATGGATATCTTATTGTGCTGCAATATGCTTGTAGAAGAGAAGAACTGAGGCAGTAATGAATTTGTGAAACAATGTTCAAATCttcaactttttttctttttctttttgcattTCACTGTAATTTTATAATATGAGACAATAGAGTAGATTACTAGACAATCTCATTTTATAATCTTCAATTCTTGCATTAGAAGTTTGTCTTGCTACACTTTGGCATAAAACTTACAAAATTTCAAGTTTCATAAACACAAACAACTCAAAATATTTGATCTTTCATGCCTTTTTCAGACTTGTGGCTTTGTGTTTGCATACATTCCATTATAGATTAGACTACGTACTTCAACCCCGCGTGATGCTGcgggtttttttatttatattttcgtgggttttttttatatatattttttcctcAGATTTTGAACGTAATATAATCACAAATATCAGATAAGAAATATCAAGCTAAGAAACGTTAATCGAAAGTGATAACGTTACATATTGCAAATGGTGTTTGAAACGTTGAATCATACTTGTATAGCTTCAAAAAATGGAAGTTTTGAGTAGAAAAAATACCAACCTCGtatatttacattttttttcaaaagatggaCATTCTAACCAAACTTGTTTTTTATGTAATTACAAAAGTGGTTAGTTGTCAGCAAATTATTTTACATTCACAATTCCAACCAATCAGTAAAGTATTGAATATTGGCTTTATTATATTGGTGGACAAAATCCAATTTGAATGGCCCATGGTGATCACGTGGGCAAGGCACCCCTaggttaatatatatatatatatgtatgtatgtctAGATTAATTAGGAAATACACATATATGCCGCCaatattgcagagagagagggagttaACTAGGTATTGGTGTATTGGGATTTTGGGTGGAGAGTTTATCATCAAACTCTAATTGTATTCTCTCCAATTGATTATAGTGGAATTTCTCGCCGGCTCCGAAAGTAGACGTAGCTCAATCACAttgattgagtgaaccactataaattcttgtgtttgctttttttttcgttgttttGGTCGCTCATCTAGTTCCATATCAATATTGtgtttgttacgcttccgcTCAACAAACTGGCATCAGAGCTTTGGTCTGGAATTGGGAATTGATTCATTGATTGGAAACCATGGTTGACGAGAAAAAGAAAGGGACTGAGTCTTCAGGTTCTTCGCATTGGTCGACTTCCAGGCCATCAATTGGTAATTCCAAATTTGAAGTTGAAAAGTTTAATGGCACCAACAATTTTGGCATGTGGCAGTGTGAGATGATGGATGTCTTGTGTCAACAAGAATTGGATATAGCTCTGGAAGATAAACCTGCAGATATAGATGATGTGGAGTGGGCGAGAATTAACAAGTGGGCTTGTGGTTCTATCAGAATGTGTCTTGCTAAAGATCAGAAATTCTTTGTCATGAAAGAAACTTCTGCAAAAGAGTTGTGGAAGAAATTAGAAGACCAATATATGATCAACAGTGCTGAAAATAGATTTCACCTGAAGAGGCGGCTTTTTCGATTTAATTATCGACAGGGTGTTTCTATTTCTGAACACATCAGTGATTTCAATAAGATACTTGCAGATTTGGCTAATTTGGATGTGCAAATTAGTGATGAGGATAAAGCTTTGTGTTTGCTAAATTCTCTTCCTGACGAGTATGAGCATTTGATTACAACTTTGTTGCATGGAAAGAATGATGTGAAATTTGATGATGTGTGTAAttcattgataaataatgagtgccgaaagaaagagaagcaactTCAGAATGTGTCAGGTGAAGCACTTGTAGTAAGGGGCAAATCTGATGAGAGAAAACCTACTGGAAAAAGAAGTAAATCTCGTTCCAAGTCAAGAAGTAAATTTCCTGCAAAAGATGAGTGTGCTTTTTGTCGCAACAAAGGTCATTGGAAGAAAGATTGTCCTAAGTTGAAGAACAGAGACAAGAAGGGTTCTGAAGTGAATGTTGtaagagatgatgaagatgacgaCTTTGATTTTGCTTTGAGTTGTTCATCAgcttttgaagattttgaagaatatgagaTTGAGTTTGCTTTGGCTAATTCATCTGCAGTTGGTTATTCTGACAAGTGGATTATGGATTCAGGTTGTTCACATCATATGTGTCCTAATAGGGAATGGTTCTCTACTTTCAAGGAGTTGAATGGTGGAGTAGTTTTGATGGGAGACAACAGTCCTTGCAGAACAAGAGGGATTGGTACAATTCGTCTCAAGATGCATGATGGAGTAGTCAGAGAGTTAACTAATGtcagagcaactccaacagcttccccatattttgatttttctctactttagggaaaaatgagtctcttttgctccaacagattccctataactatccctattttatggaaagtgaggaaagagaaaaccaaattccctatatttacagcaatctctaaatatttaaggaagaatatggagattttagatattgctgtaaaatagggaatctgttggagttggaaaaaaaaaagatgctaaagctttgacttttgcttccctattatacaaaaattatagggaagctgttggagttgctctcagGTATATtccaaatttgaagaaaaatcttATCTCTTTGGGAACTTTAGAATCAAAAGGGCACAAAATTACATTGAAAAGTGGAGTTGCTAAAGTTGTCTCTGGTTCACTTGTGATGATGAGATGTGAAAGGTTCAGAAATTTATACTTTCTACAAGGGAGCACAGTGACAGGTGAAACAGCAATATCTGAGACtacagatgatgatgatgcagaCAATACAAATTATGGCATATGCGTCTTGGACATACTGGTGAGAAAGCAATGCAGGGATTAGTGAAGCAAGGTCTATTGAAAGGCGCAAAGACaggaaaattaaaattttgtgaACATTGTGTCTTGGGAAAACATACTAGAGTTAAATTTGGCACCGCAGTTCATCAGACTAAAGGTACTCTAGATTATGTTCACACTGATGTATGGGGACCTACCAAAACTGCATCTTTGGGAGGTAAGCATTATtatgtctcttttgttgatgacTTCTCTAGAAGAGTATGGGTGTACACCATGAAGCATAAAGATGAAGTCTTAGATATATTTGTgaagtggaagaagatgattgagaCTCAGACCGGTCGAAAAATTAAGAGGCTCAGGTCAGATAATGGTGGTGAATACAAATCTGATCCGTTCTTGAAACTATGTCAAGATGAGGGCATTGTGAGACACTTCACAGTTAGAGAGACACCACAACAGAATGGGGTGGCAGAGCGCATGAATCAGACTTTATTGGAGAAAATTTGGTGTATGTTGTCTAATGCTGGATTAGGCAAAGAATTTTGGGCTGAGGCAGTTGTGTATGCAAGCCATCTCATTAATAGGTTACCTACTGCTGCACTTGAGGGAAAAACTCCCATGGAGGTATGGTCTGGTAAACCTGCTACTGGTTATCACTATTTACATATTTTTGGTTGTCTTGCTTATTTTCATGTCAGGGAAAGCAAGCTTGATCCAAGGGCCAAGAAAGCTATTCTTGGGATTTAATGAGGGTGTTAAGGGATTTAAGCTTTGGTGTTCAGATGTGAAGAAAGTTGTTGTAAGTGACTTTTGATGAGGCTATTATGGTTGATCAGAACAAGCAGAAAAATTCTGAAGAGCAGAGAATGACCGTAGAGAGTTTGCAGCAGGTGgagttaaagaaaaaaattgttgaaaCTCCAATTGATCCAGTGAGTCCTAATGTTGATTCAGATGATTTAAATATTGAGGACATGAGTATTGAAGTAGAGGCTCCAACCCAAGAGTAGACAGCAAGATGGACCAATTGCAACTACAAAGGGAAAAAAGAATGCTCAAAAGCCAGCTTGGCTTAATGATATGGTGACTTATGCACTCCCAgttactgaagaagaaattccTACTACTTATGAAGAAGCTGTCATACATGCAGATTGTGTAGAATGGGAAAAAGCTATGGGTGAGGATATGAAGTCTCTTCACAAGAATAAAACATGGGAGTTGGTTTAGTTACCGCATGGGAAGAGAGCAATTGGTTGCAAGTGGGTGTTTGCTAAAAAGGAATGATCACGGTATAAGGCTAGATTGGTAGCTAAAGGCTACGcacaaaaagaaggaattgaCTACAATGAGGTATTTTCTCATGTTGTTAAGCATTCTTCTATTCGTATTTTATTGGTCTTGGTTGCACAGTTTGATCTTGAGTTAGCACAGCTTGATGTAAAAACTGCTTTCTTACATGGTGAATTAAAAGAagagatatatatgactcaGCCAGAGGGGTTTAAAATTGCTGGTAAAGAAAATTGGGTCTGCAAACTGCATAAATCAttatatggtttgaaacaatcaCCAAGGCAATGGTACAAGCGGTTTGATAAATTTATGTTCGGTCAGAAGTACACTCGGAGTCTTTATGATCCATGTGTTTATTTTCGCAAGCTACAGGATGGGACTTTCATTTATTTGctcttatatgttgatgatatgttaattgcatctaagagcaaggtggagataaataaattgaaatcacaattgagtggtgaatttgagatgaaggacttgggagaAACTAAAAAGATTTTGGGCATGGAAATCGAAAGAGATAAATCAAGAGGCAAAGTTTGTTTGTCACAGAAGCAATATTTGAAGAAGGTACTGCATCGGTTTGGCATGAATGATAAATCTAAACCTGTAAGCACACCTCTTGCCTCTCACTTCAAGCTTAAATCTACTATGTCTCCTACCACAGATGATGATATGAAATATATGGCCAAAGTTCCTTATGCTAATGCTGTTGGTAGCTTGATGTATTGTATGGTGTGTACTAGACCGGATATTTCACAGGCCTTAAGTGTGGTGAGCAGATATATGCATAACCCAGGTAAAGGTCATTGGCAAGCAGTGAAGTGGATTCTACGGTATATTCTTGGTACTGTGGATGTTGGATTGGTTTTTCAGCAGGATAAGACGAGTCAGTGTGTTGTTGGATATGTGGACTCTGATTTCGCAGGTGATTTGGATAAGTGCCGATCTACTACAGCTTATGTGTTTACTCTTGCTAGTGGACCGGTGAGTTGGAAGTCGAATTTGCAACCTACAATTGCTTTGTCGACTACAGAAGCTGAATATATGGCGGTAACAGAGGGTGCAAAAGAAGCAGTTTGGCTTCGTGGTTTGCTTGAGGACTTGGAAATTATTCAAGAATATGTGGATATTTTTTGTGACAGTCAAAGTGCTATTCATTTAGCAGAGAACCAAGTTACTCATGCTCGTACTAAacatatcaatgtcaaatttcacAAGATTCGTCAGATGGTGGAGGATGGTGATGTTCAACTCCTCAAAATTGGAACTGCAGATAATCCTGCGCGCTGATATGTTGACAAAGTCGGTTCCATTGAGCAAGTTCAAGCATTGCTTGAACTTGATTGGTATTTGTACAATTTGAAATTCCCTACGGGGATGTCGGAGCGGTGATTGGTTTTGAAGTTCTACTTTGGAGAATTTACATCAAGTAAAGCCAATGTGGAGATTATTGAATATTGGCTTTATTATATTGGTGGACAAAATCCAATTTGAATGGCCCATGGTGATCACGTGGGCAAGGCACCCCTAGGTTAATtagga harbors:
- the LOC133733227 gene encoding putative disease resistance RPP13-like protein 1 — encoded protein: MEQQDSGSSNTYQVLKFSSISIRELDKSLEPRVQEILDRLELIVNEKDVLDLKEGVKDRPQGRLPTTSLVVESSVYGRDEEKEAIIKLLLADGMTGNKTNVLPIVGMGGLGKTTLAQLVYNDDRVKQHFDHQSWFCVSEGFDVTKITRTIYGAVASQTCNITDLDMLQVKLKTTLIGKKFLFVLDDVWTVNIMEWDLLSRPFESGAHGSKIIVTTRDEGVACRIGTLQSQHLMQLSEENCWLLFEKHACKNGGVTADPSHEMIGKQIVQKCKGLPLAAKSLGDLLRSEPNIEKWKEILNNDIWELRDEENDILPALWLSYHYLPPHLKRCFAYCSIFPQDYLFEKPDVVLLWMAEDLLPLKSKTTIEEVGDKYFDELVSRSFFQHVYGRTIFTIHDLIHDLANFVSGEFCVRLENNDSVLENVSKSRHFSCMNASAVIDQWDSLYVAKYLRTFLVSRCNYIRPNLDFDIFLKLQCLRVLTLSRYNIGELPSSVSKLKYLRHLDLSSTSIKKLPDEMCTLYNLQTLLLLGCESLVELPTDLGRLINLRRLDIRGTKIEKMPPRMGKMKHLQTLRGTFVLDKDTGDSIVEIKELQQLRETLCISGLRNVVHVTDAIMRKKKHLVELVLEWGGKSGDTNDTQKERDVLENLQPHTNLKELTIRSYGGTRFPGWLEDHSSLSNLVHLQLLECGNCSSLPSVEQLPSLQEFEIEGFNGVVTIGSKPFPNLCELSLRSCPEVTGAFMLACFPKFERLELEDVNVESLNSARLLSLVKLEILSCPNLVCFCDGGLDAPNLETIEVYKCSKLMSLPQHMHNLLPSLRHLWLSDCPELESFPEGRLPSKLEELDITRCKKLLIGNRMQWALPTLTSLYILRVDFEGCEQVVDSFPDEGLLPTTLGSLDIYSISKLDGKGFKQLTSLNQLIICDFPELRCLPDEGLPTSLSHLDIDHCPLLEQRCQRETGEDWPKIAHIKSIYINNKRI